The Fusobacterium necrophorum subsp. necrophorum genome includes the window AAAAATAACTGGCCATTCGACATGGTGGTGCTGGATGAGTGGAGTAGTTTCAAAAATCATCAGTCCAAGAGATTCAAATATTTAAAAATGGTGCGGGGGAAGATGAAACGAGTGGTAGGGCTGACCGGAACACCAACTCCAAACGGTCTGATTGACTTATGGGCTCAAGTTTATTTACTAGATCAAGGAGCCAGACTGGAGAAAACCATCGGGAGATACCGGGAGAGATATTTTGACCCGGGACAACGGAACAGAACGACGATTTTCAACTATGAGGCAAAAGACGGTTCCGAACATGCGATTCATGAAAAAATAGCGGATATTTGTATTTCGATGAAGGCGGAAGACTACTTGCAACTTCCGGACGTGATTTATGAGACTGTTCCGGTGGTCTTAGATAGTAAAGCGAAAAAATCTTACGAAGAGTTGGAGAAAAAAATGATTTTAGAGCTAGAAGCCGGAGAAGAAATCACGGTGGCCAGCGCCGCAGCTTTATCCAACAAGCTTCAACAATTAGCCAATGGAGCGATATATGGGGAAAATCGAGAAGTGTTTGAAATCCACGACTGTAAAATCGAGAGGTTTTTAGAACTTATTGAACAGCTAAACGGGAAGCCGGCTTTAGTCTTCTACAACTTCCAGCACGATTTAAGCCGAATCCAAGAGGCATTGACAAAGTCAGGACTACGAGTGAGGTTATTGAAGTCTCCGGAGGATCAAAAAGACTGGAACGAGCATAAAATTGACATACTGTTAGCCCATCCGGCCAGTGCAGCGTATGGGCTAAACTTGCAAGAAGGTGGAAATCATGTTGTGTGGTTTGGGTTAAATTGGAGCTTGGAACTGTATCAACAAGCGAATAAGAGACTACACAGACAGGGACAAAAAGAGAAAGTCATTATCCATCATCTCATCACTAAAGGAACGCGGGATGAGGATGTGATGGTCGCTTTGGAGAACAAAGGAAATGTACAGGAGGAACTGTTACAGAGTTTGAAAGTACGAATTGAGAAAGTCAAAAGAGGAGGATAAAAATGGAAACAGTATTAGAAATAGAATTTCAAGCTTTAAAAGATTGGTGCGAGGTGGTGGAATGAGTGTTAATGCAAGCAAAGAATTATATAAACATTACGCTGGAATGATTAGAGCTTGTAAAAATGCTTGTTATTATCGCATAGAAGGCGATGAAATATTGTTAGGAAATGCTGAATTGGAAGAAATAGCAAGAATAGAACTCTTAGATGTTTCTGTTGCTTTGGAACAATATTTTTCTAATAAAATGAACAAGTTTTTGAAGCTAAAAGGAGTTAAGAAATGAGAACAGTTGAAGAAATTGTAGAAAAAATTCAAGAATAAATAAAAAAAATAGAGAAGAAAAAAGGAACGATGGAAGAATATTTATATGAATTTTAAAAAGAAATACTGTTATATGAATTAGGAGAGTGAGGAAATGAAATATAGATTTAACGTAGAGAGGTATAGAAGAATGATGGAAGCACTAGACGCAATCCCGTACGACTGTGCTATGTATTTCGACGGAATGGAGTTTACATTTGAAGAAAATAAATATTTCGCGACTGCTGGAAGTTTCCGTGTACACAGAGATTGGTGTGATATAATTAAAGATGAATCGGAAGACCGATTAAAAGAAATCTGGGATAGACAAAAGAAGTTCGATAATATCGTTTTTGCAAATGCTGGGGTAACAAGAGAGGGAACGACTCTACACAGAAAAGTTGCGTTAGTAGCAGAAGTCGGAGAAATGTTCAATGAAAATCCGGATTTTAAATGTTGGAAAAAACATAAAAATACGGAAGTTACAGATGCACTCAAAGAAGAGTTTGCAGATGTACTACACTTCTTAATCAGTCTTGGAATTGATGTCTTTAAGGACGAGCAGGAGATGTTCGAGTGGTACTGTAAGAAGAATAATAAAAATCTTTTGAGACAAAGAAGTGGATATTAAGGAGGACTAGATGACAGAGAAAGAAATACGGAAGATAATCCAGAAAGAAATTTCAGATAAAATGCTAGAATTAAAGAATATCCATGAAAGTAAGAACACTTTTCAAAAAGTAGAAAAAATGCTTTGGTATTATAATTCGTTCAAACGAAGAATCGTTAAATTACAAGAAGGATTAGATGAGGTTATTTTGAAAAAATGTTCCGGAATAGCTGGAGGATTTGGAAATACCAAATATGAATACAAGTCAGAGCTTGAGAAAATTGAAGATATTCAAGAACGAGATAAAATTATGATTTCTAAAATGCAAACAGTTATAGATTTGGTAGAGTTTGGATTGAACGAAGTTAAAACGGATAAACATTATTCGATTTTAACATTACGATATTTTGAACGATTGTCTTTAGAAGACATCGCAGAGAGATTAGATATAAGTGTCATTACTGTGAAAAGAAATAAGAGCAGACTCATTAACGAGTTAAGTTTGATCATATTTCCGGAAGAAATTATGGAAAATTTTTAAAAAATGATACGAAAATGATATTTTAATGAAACTTCTTATGTGTTATAATGCTATCGTGGAAGAAGTAGGGGGAAAAACCTTGCTTCTTTTTTGTTTTTTGGCGTGAGCAAGAATGATAAGTTCTTGCTTTTTTTATTTTAAAGAAGAAAAGGAGGAAAAATGAAAAAATTAAAAGGAGTTATTTTATTTTTTTTATTTACGTTGTCTTTGTATGCAAATACAGGGAAAGTGGCAAGTTTTAATACTTTACATTTAGGGACTTCTAAAAAGGATTACAAATTGTTTTGTGAAACAATACGAGATTTCGATTTAGTAGGTTTGGAAGAGGTTATGAAAAAAGAAGCTGTAGAAAATCTTGTGAAAGAATTGAACAAAAATACAGGTAGTATCTGGGAAGGACATATTTCACAACATGCAGTTGGAGAGAATGGGTATAATGAGTTTTATGGATATGTTTGGAAGAAAGACAAGGTAAAGTTGATAAAACAAGAAGGCTTTTACCCTGATCCGGACAATAAATTTGTTAGAGAGCCATATGGAGCTACTTTTAAAATTGGCAATTTTGATTTTACCTTTGTGTTACAACATGCGGTTTATGGGAAAAAAGTATTAGAAAGAAAATTGGAAGCGGCTGAATTAGTCAAAGTCTATGATTATTTTCAAGATAAGGATACCAAAGAAAATGATATTTTAATTGGAGGAGACTTTAATTTATCCGCATCTGATAAGGCATTTGATAGTTTGTATAATCATAGAGATAATATAACGTGCACACTAGACCCTAAAACAAAGACTACTGTTGGAACAAAAGGATTATCGAGTGCATATGATAACATTTTTATTTCTAAAAAATATACAACAGAATATACTGGAAAAAGTGGAATAGTAGATTTTACGAATAAAAAGTATGGAGAAGCTAGGAAAAAGATATCTG containing:
- a CDS encoding sigma factor-like helix-turn-helix DNA-binding protein, giving the protein MTEKEIRKIIQKEISDKMLELKNIHESKNTFQKVEKMLWYYNSFKRRIVKLQEGLDEVILKKCSGIAGGFGNTKYEYKSELEKIEDIQERDKIMISKMQTVIDLVEFGLNEVKTDKHYSILTLRYFERLSLEDIAERLDISVITVKRNKSRLINELSLIIFPEEIMENF
- a CDS encoding endonuclease/exonuclease/phosphatase family protein, with translation MKKLKGVILFFLFTLSLYANTGKVASFNTLHLGTSKKDYKLFCETIRDFDLVGLEEVMKKEAVENLVKELNKNTGSIWEGHISQHAVGENGYNEFYGYVWKKDKVKLIKQEGFYPDPDNKFVREPYGATFKIGNFDFTFVLQHAVYGKKVLERKLEAAELVKVYDYFQDKDTKENDILIGGDFNLSASDKAFDSLYNHRDNITCTLDPKTKTTVGTKGLSSAYDNIFISKKYTTEYTGKSGIVDFTNKKYGEARKKISDHLPIYIEVNTDKDDD
- a CDS encoding DEAD/DEAH box helicase is translated as MKFVPHNYQKYCIERMVDDNILGLMLDMGLGKTIITLTAIQELKYNRFEVNKVLIIAPKKVAEVTWTDEIEKWEHLHLLRPSLVLGSASKRIKALAKNADVYVINRENVVWLVEYYKNNWPFDMVVLDEWSSFKNHQSKRFKYLKMVRGKMKRVVGLTGTPTPNGLIDLWAQVYLLDQGARLEKTIGRYRERYFDPGQRNRTTIFNYEAKDGSEHAIHEKIADICISMKAEDYLQLPDVIYETVPVVLDSKAKKSYEELEKKMILELEAGEEITVASAAALSNKLQQLANGAIYGENREVFEIHDCKIERFLELIEQLNGKPALVFYNFQHDLSRIQEALTKSGLRVRLLKSPEDQKDWNEHKIDILLAHPASAAYGLNLQEGGNHVVWFGLNWSLELYQQANKRLHRQGQKEKVIIHHLITKGTRDEDVMVALENKGNVQEELLQSLKVRIEKVKRGG
- a CDS encoding dUTPase, encoding MKYRFNVERYRRMMEALDAIPYDCAMYFDGMEFTFEENKYFATAGSFRVHRDWCDIIKDESEDRLKEIWDRQKKFDNIVFANAGVTREGTTLHRKVALVAEVGEMFNENPDFKCWKKHKNTEVTDALKEEFADVLHFLISLGIDVFKDEQEMFEWYCKKNNKNLLRQRSGY